TTTCGGTATCGCACGGGCCGGAGCGTCGACGATGACGCAAACCGGTACCATCCTTGGTACTGCCCACTACCTTTCCCCCGAGCAGGCGCGCGGCCAGGATGTCGGGATAACGTCCGATATCTACTCTGCAGGTGTGGTACTCTACGAAATGGTTACGGGAAAAGTGCCGTTTGATGGTGAAAACCCGGTCGCTATTGCCCTTAAGCATGTGCATGAGATGCCGGTTCGGCCTCGCGAGCTAAATCCGCACCTACCTGAGTCGCTGCAGACTATCATCGCAAAAGCAATGGCTAAGAACCCTGATAGCCGTTATCAGAACGCGGCCGAGATGCGAAGCGACATTATGCGTTTGATGGAGGGTATGCCAATCGTTGCGCTCGCCCCCGATGAGCAGGAAACGATGATTATGGCTCCGCCAAGCAAAACCGGGCGAATTGAACGCCCCGCATATCGTGAGCCGGTTCGCCGGCGGAGGAGGGGCGCGGCGCCCCTCCTGGTTGTTCTCATCCTGCTCATTATGTCGGCGGGTGCGGCCGGGGGTTGGTTCGCATTAAAATCCGGCTTCCTCAACATGAAGCCGGTAATCGTAATGCCTGAATTACGTAACAAGACGGTTGATGAGGCGCAGCGTATGCTCCGTGAGCGTAAGCTAAGACCTAAAGTTTCCGAAGCATATAGTAATACTCTTGGCGCAGGCCTCGTTATCAATCAAAATCCCGACGTCGGCGAAAAGGTCTCCGAAGGTGATACCGTTGATCTCACGGTAAGTAAAGGGCAAGAGACAAAATCGGTTCCCGATGTGAGCGGTGATACATCTGCAGCCGCGGCAACCACATTGGTTAAGGCAGGTCTTGACGTCGGCGATTCGAATTATGAATACAGCGATGAGGTCGGCGAGGGCACAGTCATCCGCACCGAGCCGGCAGCCGGCGATAATGTCCCGGTTGCGACTAAAGTCAATCTCATTATCAGTAAAGGCCAGGCAGCGGTCCAGGTGCCGGATGTATACGGCAAGCCCTCAGCGGATGCCGAAACCACGCTTAAAGAGGCAGGATTCCAGGTCACATTATCGGAAGAGTATAGCGATGACGCAACTAAGGGTATGGTAACGCGCACCTCGCCTGCAAGTGGGAATGAAGCGAAAAAGGGCTCGAACATTACGGTATACGTAAGCAAGGGGCCGCAAATGCTCACCGTGCCCGACGTCAGAGGCAAGTATGAAGATGAGGCCAAAAATGCCCTACAAAATGCCGGCTTTACAGTAAAAGTCGAGGTTATCGAGAATGTAAGTCCTGACAATGACAGTAAAGTCATAAGCCAAGAGCCGAGCAGCGGTGAGCAGATGAAAAAACGTGATGCTGCGGTGACAGTCTTTGTCGGGCAGGCGGCGCAACCATAATAAACTGCATGTAAGGGGCCCGAAAGGGCCCCTTTTTCGATTCTCCCTCTATATATGTGAACAATTAAAAACCTTAAGCGCATATTACGCTTTGCCGATACAAGTCATGTGGCATTTTACCACGTGAAATCGATTCTACTCGGCGGAGAGGTAATAAATGGATCTTGCAACGATTATTGGTATATTACTTGCCTTAGGCTCACTACTAGTTTCGGTTCTTTTAGAACAGGGAAACCTGATTGCGCTGGTAAATGTACCGGCTGCCGTTATCATTATTGGCGGCACTTTTGGCGCAACCATGGTCTGCTTTCCGATAAGCGCGGTCAAACTGCTTCCGAAATGGTTTCTGATCGCCATAAAGGAGCGCAAATCCGATACGCACCAGATGATCCATAAAATCGTTGAGCTTGCCGAGACTGCGCGGCGTGAGGGTATCCTCAAACTCGAAAACATGGTGGAAGACCTTGAGGATGAGTTTCTGCGTGAGGGCATAACGCTCGTTATCGACGGTACCGATTACGAGATAACAAAAACTATTCTTCGCACCGAACTTGAGCTAATGCAAGAGCGCCACCGCCTGGGGGC
This portion of the Candidatus Aquicultor sp. genome encodes:
- the pknB gene encoding Stk1 family PASTA domain-containing Ser/Thr kinase — protein: MEQQTFNDRYKVIAKIGAGGMAEVYKAIDTVLDRPVAIKVLHRHFAEDEDFVSRFRREAQAAAGLNHPNIVSIYDWGSQNGTYFIVMELLEGESLKHYINSKGTLEPSEAMEIAKKVLSALNFAHKHDIIHRDIKPHNIILTSEGEVKVTDFGIARAGASTMTQTGTILGTAHYLSPEQARGQDVGITSDIYSAGVVLYEMVTGKVPFDGENPVAIALKHVHEMPVRPRELNPHLPESLQTIIAKAMAKNPDSRYQNAAEMRSDIMRLMEGMPIVALAPDEQETMIMAPPSKTGRIERPAYREPVRRRRRGAAPLLVVLILLIMSAGAAGGWFALKSGFLNMKPVIVMPELRNKTVDEAQRMLRERKLRPKVSEAYSNTLGAGLVINQNPDVGEKVSEGDTVDLTVSKGQETKSVPDVSGDTSAAAATTLVKAGLDVGDSNYEYSDEVGEGTVIRTEPAAGDNVPVATKVNLIISKGQAAVQVPDVYGKPSADAETTLKEAGFQVTLSEEYSDDATKGMVTRTSPASGNEAKKGSNITVYVSKGPQMLTVPDVRGKYEDEAKNALQNAGFTVKVEVIENVSPDNDSKVISQEPSSGEQMKKRDAAVTVFVGQAAQP
- a CDS encoding flagellar motor protein, translated to MDLATIIGILLALGSLLVSVLLEQGNLIALVNVPAAVIIIGGTFGATMVCFPISAVKLLPKWFLIAIKERKSDTHQMIHKIVELAETARREGILKLENMVEDLEDEFLREGITLVIDGTDYEITKTILRTELELMQERHRLGAKFFEAAGGFAPTMGIIGTVMGLVNVLGNLSDTASLGGSIATAFIATLYGISTANIFWLPLASKLKARSESEVFVREIIIEGVLAIQAGESPRIIEDRLKSFLPPQEREIEKQEKVATPA